The following coding sequences are from one Nicotiana tabacum cultivar K326 chromosome 1, ASM71507v2, whole genome shotgun sequence window:
- the LOC107823283 gene encoding RGG repeats nuclear RNA binding protein A-like codes for MATLNPFDLLGDDAEDPSLFIAQKEAAPVAAAPKKAPAKAQAQPAKPVAKFPSKPLPPSEAVRESRYEGQRGGGRGGPRGGGRGRGGRGRGFNQDFADGENTFGSNNGFSGVYKAPEDGESGRSFERRGGGYGGPRGGFRGGRRGGFNNEEGAEGDRPRRVYDRRSGTGRGNDFKREGAGRANWGTPTDEIAPETEEPVTEGEKIVDPEKPAGEEDAGDAKKDSSAAAPEEKEPEEKEMTLEEYEKLLEEKRKALLAQKPEERKVNLDKEFESMQLLSNKKNEDDVFIKLGAEKDKRKEAVEKAKKTKSINEFLKPAEGENYYRGRGRGGRGGRGRGGYGGNGGNGGNNYSVEAPKIEDVGQFPSLGAK; via the exons ATGGCAACTTTAAACCCATTTGATCTTTTGGGTGATGATGCAGAGGACCCAAGTTTGTTTATTGCTCAGAAAGAGGCTGCTCCGGTTGCTGCTGCTCCTAAGAAAGCTCCAGCTAAGGCCCAAGCTCAACCGGCTAAGCCAGTTGCCAAGTTTCCCTCTAAGCCCCTCCCTCCTTCTGAGGCTG TGAGGGAGTCCAGGTATGAAGGCCAACGAGGAGGAGGCCGTGGAGGTCCGCGTGGAGGAGGTCGTGGTCGCGGCGGACGGGGACGTGGGTTTAACCAGGATTTTGCTGATGGTGAGAATACCTTTGGTAGCAATAATGGTTTCTCTGGAGTGTACAAAGCACCAGAGGATGGAGAGTCAGGAAGGTCCTTTGAAAGGAGGGGTGGTGGATATGGTGGACCTCGTGGGGGATTCCGTGGGGGACGCCGGGGCGGTTTCAACAATGAGGAAGGTGCAGAAGGTGATCGCCCACGCAGAGTGTATGATCGACGAAGTGGAACTGGACGTGG GAATGACTTTAAACGGGAGGGTGCAGGTCGTGCGAACTGGGGAACTCCCACAGATGAGATTGCACC GGAGACAGAGGAGCCTGTTACTGAAGGAGAGAAGATTGTTGATCCTGAGAAACCAGCTGGGGAGGAAGATGCTGGAGATGCCAAAAAGGATTCTTCTGCTGCCGCGCCAGAAGAGAAGGAGCCTGAGGAGAAA GAGATGACCCTTGAGGAGTATGAGAAACTACTAGAGGAGAAGAGGAAGGCTTTGCTGGCTCAGAAGCCTGAAGAAAGAAAGGTTAATTTGGATAAGGAATTTGAATCCATGCAACTTCTATCTAACAAGAAGAATGAAGATGATGTTTTCATCAAATTA GGAGCTgagaaagataagcggaaagaggCAGTTGAAAAGGCCAAGAAG ACTAAAAGCATAAATGAGTTTCTGAAACCCGCTGAAGGGGAAAATTACTATCGAGGTAGGGGACGTGGTGGCCGTGGTGGCCGTGGAAGAGGTGGCTATGGGGGTAACGGTGGTAATGGTGGTAACAACTACAGTGTTGAAGCCCCTAAGATTGAGGATGTTGGCCAGTTCCCATCTTTGGGTGCCAAGTAA
- the LOC107823280 gene encoding GTP-binding protein YPTM2, translated as MNPEYDYLFKLLLIGDSGVGKSCLLLRFADDSYLESYISTIGVDFKIRTVEQDGKTIKLQIWDTAGQERFRTITSSYYRGAHGIIVVYDVTDQESFNNVKQWLSEIDRYASDNVNKLLVGNKCDLTAQKVVSTEIAQAFADEIGIPFMETSAKNATNVEQAFMAMAASIKNRMASQPASSNARPPTVQIRGQPVNQKSGCCSS; from the exons ATGAATCCAGAATA CGACTATCTTTTCAAGCTTTTGCTTATTGGAGATTCTGGTGTTGGCAAATCATGTCTCCTCTTGAGATTTGCT GATGATTCATATCTTGAGAGTTACATTAGTACCATTGGTGTTGACTTT AAAATCCGCACAGTTGAGCAGGATGGGAAAACCATTAAACTTCAAATT TGGGATACTGCTGGTCAAGAACGTTTTAGGACAATTACCAGCAGCTACTATCGCGGTGCTCACGGCATAATT GTTGTCTATGATGTAACCGATCAAGAGAGTTTCAATAATGTCAAGCAATGGTTGAGTGAAATTGATCGATATGCAAGTGATAATGTGAACAAACTTCTTGTCGGAAATAAGTGCGATCTCACAGCGCAGAAGGTAGTTTCCACAGAGATAGCTCAG GCTTTTGCTGATGAGATCGGCATTCCTTTCATGGAAACTAGTGCGAAAAATGCCACCAATGTGGAACAGGCTTTCATGGCTATGGCTGCTTCAATCAAGAACAG AATGGCAAGCCAACCAGCATCAAGCAATGCACGGCCTCCAACTGTGCAGATCCGCGGACAACCTGTCAACCAGAAGAGCGGTTGCTGCTCATCTTAA
- the LOC107823281 gene encoding pentatricopeptide repeat-containing protein At4g16835, mitochondrial-like: MYYQLHFRSKICSFPFFSFLSCKPHNCISYISFSQIPDDNPDLQIFPSLPSELVSPSNVITQSKFSRNGHFPYKTKHSELPETNDVVLSNKKITSYIRCGDLDSALRVFESMKVKTVITWNSILAGFSRKPGYIEEARQLFDKIPEPNVVSYNTMLACYMRNSDIQASRNFFDQMPVKDVASWNTMISGFSQNGLMAEAEELFRAMPVRNEVTWNAMVAGYVESGELESALELFKEAPVKGVIARTAIVTGYMRSGNVEMAEKMFREMQERSMVTWNTMISGYIENGRAEDGMKLFKKMMASVVKANDSTLSSLLLGCSNLSALKLGKQVHQHVMKSPLYLDMTVGTSLISMYSKCGVLEDAWKLFLEMPRKDVVTWNAMISGYAQHGESKKALRLFDEMRSKGIKPDWITFVGVLSACNHAGFVNHGIQYFEQMQNNYRIKPKPDHYTCMVDLLGRAGKLNEAVDLITKMHFKPHISLFGALLGACRIHRNLEVAEFAAKNLLRLEPTNAAGYVQLANVYAAKNHWEGVSIVRKSMKENKVIKTPGYSWMEVGRVIHEFRSGDRLHPDLESIHMKLKDLEKKMKVAGYVPDLDSSLHDVAEEQKAQLLLWHSEKLAIAFGLIKLPPGMPIRIFKNLRVCGDCHQATKVISAIENREIIVRDTTRFHHFKNGVCSCGDYW, translated from the coding sequence ATGTACTATCAACTTCACTTTAGAAGTAAAATTTGCTcctttcccttcttttctttcCTATCATGCAAACCCCATAATTGTATCTCTTACATCTCCTTTTCTCAAATCCCAGATGACAATCCAGACCTACAAATATTTCCTTCACTTCCATCCGAACTGGTATCCCCCAGTAACGTAATAACACAATCAAAATTTTCAAGAAATGGCCACTTCCCGTACAAAACCAAACATTCTGAGCTACCTGAAACTAACGATGTGGTATTATCAAACAAGAAAATTACCAGTTATATTCGATGTGGGGATTTAGATTCCGCGCTTAGAGTTTTCGAGAGCATGAAGGTTAAGACAGTAATCACATGGAATTCAATCTTGGCTGGGTTTTCAAGAAAACCTGGGTATATTGAAGAAGCTCGCCAactgtttgacaaaattcctgaACCGAATGTTGTGTCGTATAATACTATGTTAGCTTGCTATATGAGAAATTCTGATATCCAGGCTTCTAGGAATTTTTTTGATCAAATGCCGGTTAAAGATGTTGCTTCCTGGAATACCATGATTTCAGGGTTCTCTCAAAATGGGCTGATGGCTGAAGCGGAAGAGTTGTTTCGGGCAATGCCAGTGAGGAATGAGGTTACGTGGAATGCTATGGTAGCTGGGTATGTTGAGTCTGGGGAACTGGAATCAGCCTTGGAGTTGTTTAAAGAAGCTCCTGTGAAAGGTGTGATTGCTAGGACGGCGATTGTGACGGGGTATATGAGATCAGGAAATGTTGAAATGGCGGAGAAGATGTTTCGAGAGATGCAGGAGAGGAGTATGGTAACTTGGAACACCATGATTTCGGGTTACATTGAGAATGGGAGAGCAGAGGATGGTATGAAGCTGTTCAAGAAAATGATGGCATCGGTTGTAAAGGCGAATGACTCGACTTTGAGTAGTCTCTTACTAGGTTGTAGTAATTTATCTGCATTGAAATTGGGGAAGCAAGTTCATCAGCACGTCATGAAGTCCCCTCTGTACTTGGATATGACGGTGGGGACTTCATTGATCAGTATGTATAGCAagtgtggagttttggaggatgcATGGAAATTGTTTCTTGAGATGCCAAGAAAGGATGTTGTCACTTGGAATGCAATGATTTCAGGGTATGCTCAACACGGGGAAAGCAAGAAGGCCCTTCGCTTGTTCGATGAGATGAGGAGTAAAGGAATAAAACCAGATTGGATAACCTTTGTTGGAGTTCTATCAGCCTGTAACCATGCAGGTTTTGTCAATCATGGTATTCAGTATTTTGAGCAAATGCAGAATAATTACAGAATTAAGCCAAAACCAGACCATTATACTTGTATGGTTGACCTCCTTGGACGAGCTGGCAAGCTAAATGAGGCTGTGGATTTGATAACAAAAATGCATTTCAAACCCCATATATCATTATTTGGAGCACTTTTGGGTGCTTGTAGGATCCACAGAAACTTAGAAGTGGCAGAATTTGCTGCCAAAAACTTGCTTCGCCTTGAACCTACCAATGCAGCAGGATATGTTCAACTTGCTAATGTTTATGCAGCCAAGAACCATTGGGAAGGTGTTTCTATAGTTAGAAAGTCAATGAAAGAGAACAAAGTTATAAAAACACCGGGATATAGTTGGATGGAGGTTGGAAGAGTGATCCATGAGTTCAGATCAGGGGATAGACTTCATCCAGATTTGGAAAGCATACACATGAAACTAAAAGATCTTGAGAAGAAAATGAAGGTGGCGGGTTATGTGCCTGATCTTGACTCTTCATTACATGATGTAGCGGAGGAACAGAAAGCGCAGCTACTTCTATGGCACAGTGAGAAATTAGCAATTGCCTTTGGTTTAATAAAACTGCCACCAGGAATGCCAATTAGGATATTCAAGAACCTAAGAGTTTGTGGAGACTGCCACCAAGCCACTAAAGTTATATCAGCAATAGAAAATAGGGAAATCATTGTCAGAGATACAACTAGGTTTCACCATTTCAAAAATGGAGTTTGTTCTTGTGGCGATTACTGGTAA